In Poecile atricapillus isolate bPoeAtr1 chromosome W, bPoeAtr1.hap1, whole genome shotgun sequence, one DNA window encodes the following:
- the LOC131592445 gene encoding hyaluronidase PH-20-like isoform X1: METIRQIQSFGICVTCMYPVASGVVFATLLVSCCSSLNIRARPLVSNSPFLSIWNAPTELCTQRTGVQLDMNFFPLIGSTLKTSIGQNITLFYPDRLGYYPYKNEFTGEAFNGGLPQLSLLENHLKKAKEDIQFYIPSDEQLGLAVIDWENWRPVWIRNWGSKDIYRQESIELVQQRDLSLSEAEARAIAKMEFEFAAKSFMLETLKLGIETKPNRLWGYYLYPDCYNYDYKQNPHNYTGTCLDIEIDRNNELNWLWEKSTALYPSIYLETALKSSRNAQLFVRNRVQEAIRTSHVSNSSHPLPVFVYTRPVFTDVYEEYLSEDDLVNTIGESAALGASGIVIWGDMNLTQNKNTCRTLDNYLRRTLTPYLINVTMATRICSQVLCQDSGACARKKWNSSDYLHLNPENIAIQMAKDGKYTLQGQPSYQDLQTFIEKFDCHCYAGHSCEPRADINDIHYLHACISEDICIQISSNSFSNIEDSEEKILSNRTAFSFTSESKVTLSTHPEIEDIQSTFGNNILNITTAEYNSVTAASSHGLGENDTRTFNSSSSYKIRMFNLFHLILLLRTLIQMTHESENILFPDYI, from the exons ATGGAAACTATAAGACAAATACAAAGTTTTGGCATCTGTGTCACCTGTATGTATCCTGTAGCATCTGGTGTGGTGTTTGCTACTCTTCTAGTTTCTTGCTGCTCATCTCTGAACATAAGAGCTCGTCCACTTGTTTCTAATTCACCTTTCCTTTCTATCTGGAATGCTCCTACAGAACTTTGTACTCAAAGGACTGGAGTGCAGCTGGacatgaatttttttcctctaattgGAAGCACATTAAAGACATCCATTGGGCAAAACATCACTCTCTTCTATCCAGACAGGCTTGGCTATTACCCTTACAAAAATGAATTCACAGGAGAGGCATTCAATGGAGGACTCCCTCAACTCTCACTGCTGGAgaatcatttaaaaaaagccaaagaggACATCCAGTTCTACATTCCTTCAGATGAACAACTTGGATTGGCTGTCATTGACTGGGAAAACTGGAGACCTGTGTGGATAAGGAACTGGGGATCAAAAGATATTTATAGACAGGAATCCATTGAGCTAGTTCAGCAGAGAGACCTCAGTCTATCAGAAGCTGAAGCCAGAGCTATAGCTAAAATGGAATTTGAATTTGCAGCAAAATCATTTATGTTGGAAACTTTGAAGCTGGGCATAGAAACTAAACCAAATCGTCTGTGGGGATATTACCTTTATCCAGACTGTTATAACTATGAttacaaacaaaacccacacaatTATACAGGAACCTGTTTAGATATTGAAATAGATAGAAATAATGAACTTAACTGGTTGTGGGAGAAAAGCACAGCACTTtatccatctatctatctagAGACAGCCTTAAAATCTTCCAGAAATGCTCAACTCTTTGTTCGcaacagagttcaagaagccATTAGAACTTCCCATGTCTCCAATTCTAGTCATCCCCTCCCAGTTTTTGTATATACACGTCCAGTATTCACAGATGTCTATGAGGAGTATCTCTCTGAG GATGACCTGGTAAATACCATCGGAGAATCTGCTGCACTGGGTGCTTCTGGAATTGTGATCTGGGGTGATATGAATTTAACACAAAATAAG AACACCTGTAGAACTCTGGACAACTACCTTAGGAGGACTTTGACCCCATACCTCATCAACGTCACAATGGCAACCAGAATATGTAGCCAAGTGCTATGCCAAGACTCTGGTGCTTGTGCACGGAAGAAATGGAATTCCAGTGACTATCTTCACTTGAATCCTGAGAATATTGCAATTCAAATGGCAAAGGATGGAAAATACACTTTACAAGGGCAACCATCATATCAGGATCTGCAAACGTTCATAGAAAAATTTGATTGCCATTGTTatgcagggcacagctgtgaACCTAGAGCTGATATAAATGACATCCATTACCTCCATGCTTGCATTTCAGAAGATATTTGCATTCAGATATCCTCAAATTCATTTTCTAACATAGAAGACTCTGAAGAAAAGATCCTGTCTAACAGAACTGCATTTTCATTTACCTCTGAGAGTAAGGTGACATTATCTACACATCCTGAAATAGAAGATATCCAATCTACCTTTGGAAATAATATACTGAATATAACAACTGCAGAATATAACTCTGTTACAGCTGCCAGTAGCCATGGTTTAGGAGAAAACGATACTCGTACTTTCAATAGTTCTTCATCCTATAAGATAAGGATGTTTAATCTGTTTCACTTAATTCTTCTTTTGAGAACCTTAATACAAATGACCCATGAAAGTGAGAATATCCTTTTCCCTGACTATATTTGA
- the LOC131592445 gene encoding hyaluronidase PH-20-like isoform X3 codes for METIRQIQSFGICVTCMYPVASGVVFATLLVSCCSSLNIRARPLVSNSPFLSIWNAPTELCTQRTGVQLDMNFFPLIGSTLKTSIGQNITLFYPDRLGYYPYKNEFTGEAFNGGLPQLSLLENHLKKAKEDIQFYIPSDEQLGLAVIDWENWRPVWIRNWGSKDIYRQESIELVQQRDLSLSEAEARAIAKMEFEFAAKSFMLETLKLGIETKPNRLWGYYLYPDCYNYDYKQNPHNYTGTCLDIEIDRNNELNWLWEKSTALYPSIYLETALKSSRNAQLFVRNRVQEAIRTSHVSNSSHPLPVFVYTRPVFTDVYEEYLSEDDLVNTIGESAALGASGIVIWGDMNLTQNKNTCRTLDNYLRRTLTPYLINVTMATRICSQVLCQDSGACARKKWNSSDYLHLNPENIAIQMAKDGKYTLQGQPSYQDLQTFIEKFDCHCYAGHSCEPRADINDIHYLHACISEDICIQISSNSFSNIEDSEEKILSNRTAFSFTSESKVVGHNRDAENR; via the exons ATGGAAACTATAAGACAAATACAAAGTTTTGGCATCTGTGTCACCTGTATGTATCCTGTAGCATCTGGTGTGGTGTTTGCTACTCTTCTAGTTTCTTGCTGCTCATCTCTGAACATAAGAGCTCGTCCACTTGTTTCTAATTCACCTTTCCTTTCTATCTGGAATGCTCCTACAGAACTTTGTACTCAAAGGACTGGAGTGCAGCTGGacatgaatttttttcctctaattgGAAGCACATTAAAGACATCCATTGGGCAAAACATCACTCTCTTCTATCCAGACAGGCTTGGCTATTACCCTTACAAAAATGAATTCACAGGAGAGGCATTCAATGGAGGACTCCCTCAACTCTCACTGCTGGAgaatcatttaaaaaaagccaaagaggACATCCAGTTCTACATTCCTTCAGATGAACAACTTGGATTGGCTGTCATTGACTGGGAAAACTGGAGACCTGTGTGGATAAGGAACTGGGGATCAAAAGATATTTATAGACAGGAATCCATTGAGCTAGTTCAGCAGAGAGACCTCAGTCTATCAGAAGCTGAAGCCAGAGCTATAGCTAAAATGGAATTTGAATTTGCAGCAAAATCATTTATGTTGGAAACTTTGAAGCTGGGCATAGAAACTAAACCAAATCGTCTGTGGGGATATTACCTTTATCCAGACTGTTATAACTATGAttacaaacaaaacccacacaatTATACAGGAACCTGTTTAGATATTGAAATAGATAGAAATAATGAACTTAACTGGTTGTGGGAGAAAAGCACAGCACTTtatccatctatctatctagAGACAGCCTTAAAATCTTCCAGAAATGCTCAACTCTTTGTTCGcaacagagttcaagaagccATTAGAACTTCCCATGTCTCCAATTCTAGTCATCCCCTCCCAGTTTTTGTATATACACGTCCAGTATTCACAGATGTCTATGAGGAGTATCTCTCTGAG GATGACCTGGTAAATACCATCGGAGAATCTGCTGCACTGGGTGCTTCTGGAATTGTGATCTGGGGTGATATGAATTTAACACAAAATAAG AACACCTGTAGAACTCTGGACAACTACCTTAGGAGGACTTTGACCCCATACCTCATCAACGTCACAATGGCAACCAGAATATGTAGCCAAGTGCTATGCCAAGACTCTGGTGCTTGTGCACGGAAGAAATGGAATTCCAGTGACTATCTTCACTTGAATCCTGAGAATATTGCAATTCAAATGGCAAAGGATGGAAAATACACTTTACAAGGGCAACCATCATATCAGGATCTGCAAACGTTCATAGAAAAATTTGATTGCCATTGTTatgcagggcacagctgtgaACCTAGAGCTGATATAAATGACATCCATTACCTCCATGCTTGCATTTCAGAAGATATTTGCATTCAGATATCCTCAAATTCATTTTCTAACATAGAAGACTCTGAAGAAAAGATCCTGTCTAACAGAACTGCATTTTCATTTACCTCTGAGAGTAAG
- the LOC131592445 gene encoding hyaluronidase PH-20-like isoform X4: protein METIRQIQSFGICVTCMYPVASGVVFATLLVSCCSSLNIRARPLVSNSPFLSIWNAPTELCTQRTGVQLDMNFFPLIGSTLKTSIGQNITLFYPDRLGYYPYKNEFTGEAFNGGLPQLSLLENHLKKAKEDIQFYIPSDEQLGLAVIDWENWRPVWIRNWGSKDIYRQESIELVQQRDLSLSEAEARAIAKMEFEFAAKSFMLETLKLGIETKPNRLWGYYLYPDCYNYDYKQNPHNYTGTCLDIEIDRNNELNWLWEKSTALYPSIYLETALKSSRNAQLFVRNRVQEAIRTSHVSNSSHPLPVFVYTRPVFTDVYEEYLSEDDLVNTIGESAALGASGIVIWGDMNLTQNKNTCRTLDNYLRRTLTPYLINVTMATRICSQVLCQDSGACARKKWNSSDYLHLNPENIAIQMAKDGKYTLQGQPSYQDLQTFIEKFDCHCYAGHSCEPRADINDIHYLHACISEDICIQISSNSFSNIEDSEEKILSNRTAFSFTSESCWS from the exons ATGGAAACTATAAGACAAATACAAAGTTTTGGCATCTGTGTCACCTGTATGTATCCTGTAGCATCTGGTGTGGTGTTTGCTACTCTTCTAGTTTCTTGCTGCTCATCTCTGAACATAAGAGCTCGTCCACTTGTTTCTAATTCACCTTTCCTTTCTATCTGGAATGCTCCTACAGAACTTTGTACTCAAAGGACTGGAGTGCAGCTGGacatgaatttttttcctctaattgGAAGCACATTAAAGACATCCATTGGGCAAAACATCACTCTCTTCTATCCAGACAGGCTTGGCTATTACCCTTACAAAAATGAATTCACAGGAGAGGCATTCAATGGAGGACTCCCTCAACTCTCACTGCTGGAgaatcatttaaaaaaagccaaagaggACATCCAGTTCTACATTCCTTCAGATGAACAACTTGGATTGGCTGTCATTGACTGGGAAAACTGGAGACCTGTGTGGATAAGGAACTGGGGATCAAAAGATATTTATAGACAGGAATCCATTGAGCTAGTTCAGCAGAGAGACCTCAGTCTATCAGAAGCTGAAGCCAGAGCTATAGCTAAAATGGAATTTGAATTTGCAGCAAAATCATTTATGTTGGAAACTTTGAAGCTGGGCATAGAAACTAAACCAAATCGTCTGTGGGGATATTACCTTTATCCAGACTGTTATAACTATGAttacaaacaaaacccacacaatTATACAGGAACCTGTTTAGATATTGAAATAGATAGAAATAATGAACTTAACTGGTTGTGGGAGAAAAGCACAGCACTTtatccatctatctatctagAGACAGCCTTAAAATCTTCCAGAAATGCTCAACTCTTTGTTCGcaacagagttcaagaagccATTAGAACTTCCCATGTCTCCAATTCTAGTCATCCCCTCCCAGTTTTTGTATATACACGTCCAGTATTCACAGATGTCTATGAGGAGTATCTCTCTGAG GATGACCTGGTAAATACCATCGGAGAATCTGCTGCACTGGGTGCTTCTGGAATTGTGATCTGGGGTGATATGAATTTAACACAAAATAAG AACACCTGTAGAACTCTGGACAACTACCTTAGGAGGACTTTGACCCCATACCTCATCAACGTCACAATGGCAACCAGAATATGTAGCCAAGTGCTATGCCAAGACTCTGGTGCTTGTGCACGGAAGAAATGGAATTCCAGTGACTATCTTCACTTGAATCCTGAGAATATTGCAATTCAAATGGCAAAGGATGGAAAATACACTTTACAAGGGCAACCATCATATCAGGATCTGCAAACGTTCATAGAAAAATTTGATTGCCATTGTTatgcagggcacagctgtgaACCTAGAGCTGATATAAATGACATCCATTACCTCCATGCTTGCATTTCAGAAGATATTTGCATTCAGATATCCTCAAATTCATTTTCTAACATAGAAGACTCTGAAGAAAAGATCCTGTCTAACAGAACTGCATTTTCATTTACCTCTGAGA
- the LOC131592445 gene encoding hyaluronidase PH-20-like isoform X2, translated as MNFFPLIGSTLKTSIGQNITLFYPDRLGYYPYKNEFTGEAFNGGLPQLSLLENHLKKAKEDIQFYIPSDEQLGLAVIDWENWRPVWIRNWGSKDIYRQESIELVQQRDLSLSEAEARAIAKMEFEFAAKSFMLETLKLGIETKPNRLWGYYLYPDCYNYDYKQNPHNYTGTCLDIEIDRNNELNWLWEKSTALYPSIYLETALKSSRNAQLFVRNRVQEAIRTSHVSNSSHPLPVFVYTRPVFTDVYEEYLSEDDLVNTIGESAALGASGIVIWGDMNLTQNKNTCRTLDNYLRRTLTPYLINVTMATRICSQVLCQDSGACARKKWNSSDYLHLNPENIAIQMAKDGKYTLQGQPSYQDLQTFIEKFDCHCYAGHSCEPRADINDIHYLHACISEDICIQISSNSFSNIEDSEEKILSNRTAFSFTSESKVTLSTHPEIEDIQSTFGNNILNITTAEYNSVTAASSHGLGENDTRTFNSSSSYKIRMFNLFHLILLLRTLIQMTHESENILFPDYI; from the exons atgaatttttttcctctaattgGAAGCACATTAAAGACATCCATTGGGCAAAACATCACTCTCTTCTATCCAGACAGGCTTGGCTATTACCCTTACAAAAATGAATTCACAGGAGAGGCATTCAATGGAGGACTCCCTCAACTCTCACTGCTGGAgaatcatttaaaaaaagccaaagaggACATCCAGTTCTACATTCCTTCAGATGAACAACTTGGATTGGCTGTCATTGACTGGGAAAACTGGAGACCTGTGTGGATAAGGAACTGGGGATCAAAAGATATTTATAGACAGGAATCCATTGAGCTAGTTCAGCAGAGAGACCTCAGTCTATCAGAAGCTGAAGCCAGAGCTATAGCTAAAATGGAATTTGAATTTGCAGCAAAATCATTTATGTTGGAAACTTTGAAGCTGGGCATAGAAACTAAACCAAATCGTCTGTGGGGATATTACCTTTATCCAGACTGTTATAACTATGAttacaaacaaaacccacacaatTATACAGGAACCTGTTTAGATATTGAAATAGATAGAAATAATGAACTTAACTGGTTGTGGGAGAAAAGCACAGCACTTtatccatctatctatctagAGACAGCCTTAAAATCTTCCAGAAATGCTCAACTCTTTGTTCGcaacagagttcaagaagccATTAGAACTTCCCATGTCTCCAATTCTAGTCATCCCCTCCCAGTTTTTGTATATACACGTCCAGTATTCACAGATGTCTATGAGGAGTATCTCTCTGAG GATGACCTGGTAAATACCATCGGAGAATCTGCTGCACTGGGTGCTTCTGGAATTGTGATCTGGGGTGATATGAATTTAACACAAAATAAG AACACCTGTAGAACTCTGGACAACTACCTTAGGAGGACTTTGACCCCATACCTCATCAACGTCACAATGGCAACCAGAATATGTAGCCAAGTGCTATGCCAAGACTCTGGTGCTTGTGCACGGAAGAAATGGAATTCCAGTGACTATCTTCACTTGAATCCTGAGAATATTGCAATTCAAATGGCAAAGGATGGAAAATACACTTTACAAGGGCAACCATCATATCAGGATCTGCAAACGTTCATAGAAAAATTTGATTGCCATTGTTatgcagggcacagctgtgaACCTAGAGCTGATATAAATGACATCCATTACCTCCATGCTTGCATTTCAGAAGATATTTGCATTCAGATATCCTCAAATTCATTTTCTAACATAGAAGACTCTGAAGAAAAGATCCTGTCTAACAGAACTGCATTTTCATTTACCTCTGAGAGTAAGGTGACATTATCTACACATCCTGAAATAGAAGATATCCAATCTACCTTTGGAAATAATATACTGAATATAACAACTGCAGAATATAACTCTGTTACAGCTGCCAGTAGCCATGGTTTAGGAGAAAACGATACTCGTACTTTCAATAGTTCTTCATCCTATAAGATAAGGATGTTTAATCTGTTTCACTTAATTCTTCTTTTGAGAACCTTAATACAAATGACCCATGAAAGTGAGAATATCCTTTTCCCTGACTATATTTGA